One Mycobacterium kansasii ATCC 12478 genomic window carries:
- a CDS encoding ABC transporter substrate-binding protein — translation MVGRIGFVVALVLFVGGCGGGGGAPDTVRIGTFASAVDYAPFYIARKQRLFESAVGAGTKVDYVEFDSAPAVTEALATNRVDMVFMAEPPALIAAAAGVHCRIVALGASLVQDILVPIDSKIASAADLGGARVGVLAGTSSHYALIKIAKDAGVDPKLIQVIDMAPPDAKAAFESGHLDAWAVWPPFVQQQLVQKTARLLPAGDAAIQSIAVARPGLAEDALAVYSALVAAIGKAKEFIRASPAEAKSIVATEVRVDPEVVELAWPRHDFTATLTQEVIADIQAKADFLADAGFIQQKVDVKDLVGPPR, via the coding sequence TTGGTCGGCCGCATTGGATTTGTTGTGGCACTCGTGCTCTTCGTAGGTGGCTGTGGCGGGGGCGGTGGTGCCCCGGATACAGTCCGGATTGGGACTTTCGCCAGCGCAGTCGATTACGCACCGTTCTATATCGCGCGCAAGCAACGGTTGTTCGAATCCGCCGTCGGCGCCGGCACGAAAGTCGACTACGTGGAATTCGACTCGGCGCCAGCCGTCACAGAAGCGTTGGCGACAAACCGGGTCGACATGGTCTTCATGGCCGAGCCGCCGGCTCTAATCGCCGCGGCGGCGGGAGTTCATTGCAGGATTGTGGCTCTGGGCGCGAGCCTGGTCCAGGACATCCTCGTACCGATCGACAGCAAGATCGCGAGCGCTGCCGATTTGGGCGGAGCGCGCGTCGGTGTGTTAGCGGGTACGTCGTCGCATTACGCCTTGATCAAGATCGCCAAGGATGCCGGCGTCGATCCCAAGTTAATTCAAGTGATCGATATGGCCCCGCCGGACGCGAAGGCGGCGTTCGAATCAGGTCACCTGGATGCGTGGGCGGTGTGGCCGCCGTTCGTGCAGCAGCAGCTTGTCCAGAAGACCGCCAGGCTGCTACCGGCAGGCGATGCTGCGATCCAGTCCATCGCGGTTGCACGGCCCGGGCTGGCCGAAGATGCACTGGCCGTTTACTCCGCTTTGGTCGCTGCCATCGGCAAAGCAAAGGAGTTCATCCGCGCATCACCGGCAGAAGCGAAATCGATTGTGGCCACTGAAGTTCGGGTCGATCCGGAGGTGGTCGAATTGGCCTGGCCGCGCCACGACTTCACCGCCACGCTGACTCAGGAGGTCATTGCCGACATCCAGGCGAAGGCCGATTTCCTGGCCGATGCTGGCTTCATTCAGCAGAAGGTCGATGTCAAGGACCTGGTCGGACCTCCGCGATGA
- a CDS encoding amidohydrolase family protein: protein MGAFLPLQRSRLDSRVRTIQPGTPLKQPPSAYIGTNIVFTTSGVFSPATLTGAVLEVGADAVMFSVDYPYESSQEAVARLQRTTLSAGDRAKIAHANAERILAISAR, encoded by the coding sequence ATGGGCGCGTTCTTGCCGTTGCAGCGCAGCAGGCTCGACTCGCGTGTCCGCACCATCCAACCCGGCACACCGCTCAAGCAACCACCATCGGCCTACATCGGCACCAACATCGTGTTCACCACCAGCGGGGTGTTCTCGCCGGCGACCCTGACCGGGGCGGTGCTGGAGGTGGGCGCCGATGCTGTCATGTTTTCCGTGGACTACCCGTATGAGTCCTCGCAAGAGGCCGTCGCCCGGCTGCAGCGAACAACGCTCAGTGCCGGTGACCGGGCAAAGATCGCCCACGCCAACGCCGAACGCATCCTCGCGATCTCAGCCCGTTGA
- a CDS encoding TetR/AcrR family transcriptional regulator — MVSTEGPAGSRLTARGAATRARIVAAAASLVQEHGVAGTSLDDVMAVTATSKSQLYHYFANKDALIREVITIQLGRVIAAQEPDLREVSSWEGLQRWCDHLVAMTRARQGVGGCPLGSLVGELAERSETARHVLAQCFAEWESYLSAGFVAMRDNGELAAEADPAELALTMMSALQGGLLMAQTMRSARPVELALNMALGHVSAYRRNP, encoded by the coding sequence ATGGTGTCAACGGAGGGCCCTGCTGGTTCGCGGCTGACGGCTCGCGGCGCGGCGACTAGAGCCCGCATCGTCGCGGCGGCGGCGTCGCTGGTGCAGGAGCACGGGGTGGCCGGAACCAGCCTGGACGATGTCATGGCCGTCACCGCCACCAGCAAGTCGCAGCTGTATCACTACTTCGCCAACAAGGACGCGCTCATTCGCGAGGTGATCACCATCCAGCTCGGCCGCGTGATCGCCGCCCAGGAGCCCGACCTTCGCGAGGTCTCGTCGTGGGAGGGTCTGCAGCGCTGGTGTGATCACCTCGTTGCCATGACCCGCGCGAGGCAGGGTGTCGGCGGCTGCCCCCTTGGCTCGCTGGTCGGTGAACTCGCTGAGCGATCCGAGACTGCGCGACACGTGCTCGCGCAGTGCTTTGCCGAATGGGAATCGTATCTGTCCGCGGGCTTTGTGGCCATGCGCGACAACGGCGAACTGGCCGCCGAGGCCGACCCGGCCGAGCTCGCGTTGACAATGATGAGCGCGCTGCAAGGCGGTCTGCTGATGGCGCAGACCATGCGCAGCGCCCGCCCCGTCGAACTCGCCCTGAACATGGCGCTCGGGCACGTCAGTGCTTACCGGCGCAACCCATAG
- a CDS encoding peroxiredoxin family protein — MSRLDYGQLFPRIEVPAVGGATISLPGDLAGSYGVILIYRGSWCPYCNAQLAGFSRALDTLSELNVKVIALSVDDEQTSAALVAKHKLRFPVGHSADADAIAAATGAYVNDHPRYLQSTGFVLAPDGTVRLAVYSSGAIGRLVADDVIGFVRYLSEHPDAR; from the coding sequence ATGTCCCGACTCGATTATGGTCAGCTGTTTCCCCGGATCGAGGTTCCCGCCGTCGGCGGCGCCACGATCTCCCTGCCCGGCGATCTCGCCGGGTCCTACGGCGTCATCTTGATCTACCGCGGGTCGTGGTGCCCATACTGCAATGCCCAGCTGGCCGGGTTCTCCCGCGCGCTCGACACGCTCAGTGAACTCAACGTCAAGGTGATCGCCTTGTCGGTGGATGATGAGCAGACCTCGGCTGCGCTGGTCGCCAAGCACAAGCTGCGTTTCCCGGTTGGCCATAGCGCCGACGCCGACGCGATCGCTGCGGCGACGGGTGCCTACGTCAACGACCATCCCCGTTATCTGCAATCGACGGGCTTCGTGCTGGCACCTGATGGGACGGTGCGGCTCGCGGTGTACTCGAGCGGGGCCATCGGGCGGCTGGTTGCCGACGACGTCATCGGTTTCGTCCGGTACCTGTCCGAGCACCCCGACGCGCGATGA
- a CDS encoding pyridoxamine 5'-phosphate oxidase family protein: MSSPIPASIRVLIDGPNYAHLSTVSAGGHPRNWVVWVAREDDNVLICTHAKAPKAKDMRRDPRVGLSITAFDNPYRMAALQGRVIAVRDDAACHYMDPISIKYTGAAFPSRGPGRVCFVIAIDNANQHTLDFTHNPTEAG, from the coding sequence ATGTCGAGCCCGATCCCGGCCAGCATCCGGGTGCTTATTGACGGACCGAATTACGCGCACCTGTCCACAGTTTCGGCCGGCGGTCATCCCCGCAATTGGGTGGTGTGGGTCGCGCGCGAGGACGACAACGTCCTGATCTGCACCCATGCCAAGGCCCCGAAGGCCAAGGACATGCGCCGCGACCCTCGCGTCGGCCTGTCGATCACCGCGTTCGACAACCCCTACCGGATGGCCGCCCTGCAGGGCAGGGTCATCGCAGTCCGCGACGACGCCGCCTGCCACTACATGGACCCGATCTCAATCAAATACACCGGCGCCGCCTTCCCGAGCCGCGGCCCCGGACGCGTGTGCTTTGTCATCGCGATCGACAACGCCAACCAGCACACGCTGGACTTCACCCACAACCCAACGGAAGCCGGATGA
- a CDS encoding peroxiredoxin-like family protein: MARTAPARSKRVTVGEQFPTLLLRGLNDEPVQIPDPTGALTHLQFRRFAGCPVCNLHLRSISGRIEEINTAGIREVVVFHSTAAELRKYQDDMPFAVVGDPDKDLYRRFGVEASTKALRLAAWRALPGGYWHAIKTAIAKRRSPLPASPTNGNLGLPADLLIGPDGRILAAKYGSHAYDQWTVDEILATARQQ; encoded by the coding sequence ATGGCCCGCACGGCCCCAGCACGATCCAAGCGCGTCACTGTCGGCGAGCAGTTCCCCACCCTGCTGCTTAGGGGACTCAACGACGAACCCGTACAGATTCCCGACCCCACGGGCGCGCTAACGCACCTGCAGTTCCGGCGTTTCGCAGGCTGCCCGGTATGCAATCTGCACCTGCGCTCGATCAGCGGACGAATCGAGGAGATCAACACCGCAGGCATCCGCGAAGTGGTGGTGTTCCACTCCACCGCCGCCGAGCTGCGCAAATACCAAGACGATATGCCCTTTGCGGTGGTCGGCGACCCCGACAAGGATCTCTACCGCCGATTCGGGGTGGAAGCCTCGACAAAAGCCCTCAGACTCGCGGCCTGGCGCGCGCTGCCCGGCGGATACTGGCACGCCATCAAGACCGCGATCGCCAAACGCCGCTCACCACTGCCCGCCTCACCGACCAACGGCAACCTCGGACTGCCCGCCGATCTGCTCATCGGGCCCGATGGACGAATCCTCGCCGCCAAGTACGGCAGCCACGCCTACGACCAATGGACGGTGGACGAAATACTCGCCACCGCACGCCAACAGTGA
- a CDS encoding enoyl-CoA hydratase/isomerase family protein, which yields MSTQADTSPRFSVTRTTPALWRVTFDNPPINLVDPLMVVELHQLLTEIEQDHHVAVIVFESANPDFFLNHVDVAADPSPLTALPTAPSPFHHWTNLLIRISKLPAVTISAIRGRARAAGSELALATDIRFASRERAILGQFEVGFAAIPGGGPSSRLPTIVGRGRALEILLGGHDFTGELAERYGYVNRAIPDAEFDAFVDAFAHRVSRFDLLALADIKRFVNNASLPADATLLSEMDTLIGAFARPAAASIIAQALKDGFQQPGPLELTLGDYINDVRAAPGTLPTR from the coding sequence ATGAGCACCCAAGCCGACACTTCGCCACGCTTCAGCGTCACACGCACCACCCCTGCACTGTGGCGGGTCACGTTCGACAACCCGCCCATCAACCTCGTCGACCCGCTGATGGTCGTCGAACTTCACCAACTCCTCACCGAAATCGAACAAGACCACCACGTTGCCGTCATCGTGTTCGAAAGCGCCAACCCCGACTTCTTCCTTAACCACGTTGACGTCGCAGCCGACCCCTCACCACTCACGGCGCTGCCCACCGCGCCCTCGCCGTTTCATCACTGGACCAATCTGCTGATCCGGATCAGCAAATTGCCAGCCGTGACGATCAGCGCCATCCGCGGCCGAGCGCGTGCCGCCGGCAGCGAGCTAGCGCTGGCCACCGACATCCGCTTCGCCAGCCGCGAACGGGCGATCCTCGGACAATTCGAAGTCGGCTTCGCCGCCATCCCAGGCGGTGGTCCATCCAGCCGGCTACCCACGATAGTCGGCCGCGGACGGGCCCTGGAGATCCTCCTCGGCGGCCACGATTTCACCGGTGAGCTGGCCGAGCGCTACGGATACGTCAACAGGGCCATCCCCGATGCCGAATTCGACGCATTCGTCGACGCATTCGCACATCGGGTGTCACGCTTCGACCTGCTCGCCCTCGCCGACATCAAACGGTTCGTGAACAACGCGTCACTACCTGCCGACGCGACCCTGCTCTCCGAAATGGACACACTCATCGGGGCCTTTGCGCGCCCCGCCGCCGCATCGATCATCGCCCAAGCACTCAAAGACGGCTTCCAACAGCCCGGCCCACTCGAGCTCACACTCGGCGACTACATCAACGACGTCCGCGCCGCGCCGGGCACACTGCCAACCCGGTGA
- a CDS encoding SDR family NAD(P)-dependent oxidoreductase, protein MPKFSEKTVIITGGAAGIGLAAAKLYAAQGANVLITGRRQDRLDDIARDDRAIVGLVADAGDADDVYRTIDFAMARWGRLDVIVNNAGAGVLAALADVSIEAIFNTFRINVIGPTLMAKAALPHLARSHGSIINVSSTYGSKPAAGLSHYAASKAAVEHLTRCWALELASTGIRVNAIASGPVETAFLKERMGLSEDAIKEVKALETATIPLGRRGVPDDVAAWIIKLTDPGSDWVTGQVLAVDGGLAVT, encoded by the coding sequence ATGCCGAAATTCTCCGAGAAGACTGTGATCATCACGGGTGGCGCCGCGGGCATCGGTCTCGCCGCTGCTAAACTATACGCCGCCCAGGGGGCCAACGTTCTTATCACCGGCCGCCGACAGGACAGACTCGACGACATCGCACGCGATGACCGAGCCATCGTGGGGCTCGTCGCCGATGCTGGCGATGCTGACGACGTTTATCGGACCATCGATTTCGCGATGGCGCGGTGGGGGCGCCTAGACGTCATCGTGAACAACGCCGGAGCGGGCGTCCTCGCCGCGCTCGCCGACGTTTCGATCGAAGCAATATTCAACACATTCCGAATCAACGTGATCGGCCCTACTCTCATGGCTAAGGCGGCCCTTCCGCATCTGGCCCGATCACACGGCAGCATCATCAATGTGTCCAGTACATACGGGTCGAAACCTGCTGCTGGCTTGTCTCACTATGCGGCAAGTAAAGCCGCGGTCGAGCATCTCACGCGCTGCTGGGCGCTTGAACTGGCCTCCACAGGCATCCGGGTGAATGCGATCGCATCGGGGCCTGTCGAAACGGCATTTCTAAAGGAAAGGATGGGACTCAGCGAGGACGCGATAAAGGAAGTCAAAGCCCTGGAGACGGCAACCATTCCGCTGGGGCGGCGCGGCGTCCCCGACGACGTCGCAGCCTGGATCATCAAGCTGACCGATCCCGGTTCGGACTGGGTCACCGGTCAAGTTCTCGCCGTGGACGGCGGCCTCGCCGTCACATAG
- a CDS encoding MCE family protein: MINNRRVKAALTAALVVLVVVGGYVVVQFIRASNRTHVVAYFDNSNGIFPGDDVRIRGVNVGKIDKIEPEPTRVKISFWLDSEYAVPADAKAVIVSPTLVTARAVQLTPPYTGGATLQNDAVIPQERTAVPVEWDDVRVQLERLTQALQPTEPGGSSTLGALVHTAADNLRGQGPAIRDAVIKLSQALSALGDHSGDIFTSVKNIATLVTALKDSAGLLETLNGNLASVTGLLADEPGEVAGAVKDLNDVVGKVSSFVADNREALGTTSDKLASVSTALNESLDDIKQLLHILPTTAANAANLYQPAQGSLTGIAAVNNFADPINFLCGAIQAASRLGAEQSAKLCVQYLAPIVKNRQYNFPPLGFNPFVGATARPNEISYSEDWMRPDYVPPQPAPAAPPAPPGPPLAAEQAAPTDAAAIVGGPAPQTTDPAAGLAGMMLPAGTGS, from the coding sequence ATGATCAATAACCGCAGAGTCAAGGCAGCGCTGACGGCGGCGCTGGTCGTCCTCGTCGTGGTCGGGGGATACGTTGTCGTGCAATTCATTCGAGCTTCGAATCGCACGCATGTCGTTGCCTATTTCGACAACAGCAACGGCATCTTCCCCGGTGACGATGTCCGCATCCGTGGTGTCAACGTCGGCAAGATCGACAAGATCGAGCCAGAACCCACCCGGGTGAAAATCAGCTTCTGGCTGGACAGCGAGTACGCGGTTCCCGCCGACGCCAAGGCCGTGATCGTATCGCCGACGTTGGTGACCGCACGTGCCGTCCAACTCACCCCGCCCTACACCGGCGGCGCCACCCTGCAGAACGACGCGGTCATCCCCCAGGAGCGCACCGCGGTTCCGGTGGAATGGGACGACGTCCGCGTTCAGCTTGAACGCCTCACCCAGGCGTTGCAGCCCACCGAGCCTGGCGGCAGCAGCACCTTGGGAGCGTTGGTTCACACCGCCGCGGACAATCTCCGCGGTCAGGGCCCAGCGATCCGGGACGCGGTCATCAAACTGTCCCAGGCACTTTCGGCGCTCGGCGATCACAGCGGCGACATCTTCACCAGCGTCAAGAACATCGCAACGCTGGTGACCGCGCTGAAGGACAGCGCCGGACTGCTCGAGACCCTCAACGGAAACCTCGCTTCGGTCACCGGACTGCTCGCGGACGAGCCCGGCGAGGTCGCCGGCGCCGTCAAAGACCTCAATGATGTGGTCGGCAAGGTCAGCAGTTTCGTTGCAGACAACCGCGAAGCGCTGGGCACCACCTCCGACAAACTCGCATCGGTTTCGACTGCTCTGAACGAGAGCCTGGACGACATCAAACAGCTCCTGCATATCCTGCCGACGACGGCGGCCAACGCCGCCAACCTCTATCAGCCCGCACAAGGCAGCCTCACCGGCATCGCCGCGGTCAACAACTTCGCCGACCCCATCAATTTCCTGTGCGGCGCCATTCAGGCGGCATCACGCCTGGGTGCCGAACAGTCGGCGAAGCTGTGCGTGCAGTACCTGGCGCCGATCGTGAAAAACCGCCAGTACAACTTCCCGCCGCTTGGCTTCAACCCGTTCGTCGGCGCCACGGCACGCCCGAACGAGATCTCCTACAGCGAGGACTGGATGCGCCCGGATTACGTTCCGCCGCAACCGGCTCCAGCTGCGCCGCCCGCCCCACCCGGCCCCCCGTTGGCCGCCGAACAGGCAGCACCCACAGATGCGGCGGCCATAGTCGGCGGGCCGGCGCCGCAGACCACCGACCCGGCAGCCGGGCTGGCGGGAATGATGCTGCCTGCGGGGACGGGGTCATGA
- a CDS encoding virulence factor Mce family protein: MRSWRRIPAAVLTCILAATAVAGCGWRGLNSLPLPGTEGGGPGAYTIQAQMPDVNNIQPNSRVRVGDVTVGTVTKIERQDWHALVTMKLNGDVTLPANSTVTLGQTALLGSLHIELAPPTDEAPEGRLHQGSLIPLSSGKAYPSTEQTLATASLLLNGGGIAKVQDITTALSTALSGREGDLRSLMDQLNTFVTRVNDQTGDIIAASDSLNRLLGQFAEQKPVLDKGLDTIPDALAVVNRERENLIDAVDQLGKFSALAADSVNKTKAPLVQELKDLGPVLESLANAGPALTHALDLIPTFPFPKSTLTKWFRGDYANVSLVVDLTLSRIDSSIFTGTRWECDLTWLEMQWGRTIGQLPSPCTNSAPPNGAGNPLLAPYRYNQGP; this comes from the coding sequence ATGCGCAGCTGGCGACGGATACCGGCCGCTGTCCTGACGTGCATCCTGGCGGCCACCGCGGTCGCAGGCTGTGGGTGGCGAGGGCTGAATTCCCTGCCACTCCCCGGAACCGAAGGCGGTGGGCCCGGGGCTTACACCATCCAGGCGCAGATGCCTGATGTGAACAACATCCAGCCCAATTCACGCGTGCGCGTCGGTGACGTCACGGTGGGCACAGTCACCAAAATCGAGCGCCAGGATTGGCACGCGCTGGTGACCATGAAGCTCAACGGCGATGTCACGCTACCCGCCAATTCGACAGTGACACTGGGCCAGACGGCATTGCTGGGATCGCTGCACATCGAGCTGGCGCCGCCGACCGACGAAGCGCCTGAGGGCAGGCTTCATCAGGGCTCGCTGATACCGCTGTCATCGGGAAAGGCCTACCCATCGACCGAGCAGACACTGGCGACCGCCTCGTTGCTGCTCAATGGCGGAGGTATCGCCAAGGTACAGGACATCACCACCGCGCTGAGCACCGCGTTATCCGGGCGGGAGGGAGACCTCCGCAGCCTGATGGATCAGTTGAACACATTCGTCACCCGGGTCAACGATCAAACCGGCGACATCATCGCGGCCAGCGACAGTCTCAACCGCCTGCTGGGCCAATTCGCCGAGCAGAAGCCGGTTCTCGACAAGGGCCTTGACACAATCCCCGACGCCCTGGCGGTGGTCAATCGAGAACGGGAGAATCTCATCGACGCGGTCGACCAGTTGGGCAAATTCAGCGCGCTGGCTGCCGATTCGGTCAACAAGACCAAAGCACCGTTGGTCCAGGAACTCAAAGACCTTGGGCCGGTGCTGGAATCACTGGCCAACGCCGGCCCGGCGCTGACACATGCGTTGGACCTGATACCCACGTTCCCGTTCCCGAAATCCACCTTGACCAAGTGGTTCCGCGGCGACTACGCCAACGTGAGTCTGGTCGTCGACCTGACGCTGAGCCGGATCGACAGCTCCATCTTCACCGGAACCAGATGGGAATGCGATCTGACATGGCTGGAGATGCAGTGGGGCCGAACCATTGGCCAGCTGCCCAGTCCGTGCACCAACAGTGCGCCGCCCAACGGCGCCGGTAACCCCCTACTGGCGCCCTACCGCTACAACCAGGGACCGTAA
- a CDS encoding MCE family protein — protein MYLSKLVRRQLSVFSVVAVVAGGTMAIGYLDLPKALFGIGHYQVTVNLPSSGGLYKDGNVTYRGVEVGRVEDVRLNGGGVDAVLSLKSDTKIPANVDANVHSQTAVGELFIELVPRSGDGPKLKDGDVIPADHATLPPDINTLLAQTNAGLQAIPHGDLKTVIDESYTAIGGLGPELARIVKGATTLAADARANLDSLTTVIDQSKPVLDSQINSSDSIRAWAANVAEVTRQLQEQDPALKGVLDRGPAATTEARQLIDRLKPTLPVVLANLVNLEQVAVTYQPSLEQILVLFPKDIEMLQAAQLANRDTKQDYKGLFLSFNLNANLPPPCTTGFLPAQQVRSPSEVDYPERPAGDMYCRVPQDSALDVRGARNAPCITRPGKRAPTVKLCESDEDYVPLNDGYNWKGDPNATLSGQSVPQQPPGTPPPAGPPAPPPIAVAQYDPATGTYTGPDGKQYTQTDLARDGRPRAWQDLLIPRGGD, from the coding sequence GTGTATCTCAGCAAGCTGGTCAGACGCCAACTGTCGGTCTTCTCCGTCGTCGCAGTCGTCGCCGGAGGCACGATGGCCATCGGATACCTCGACCTGCCCAAGGCGCTGTTCGGAATCGGCCACTACCAGGTGACGGTGAACCTGCCATCGTCTGGGGGGCTGTACAAAGACGGCAACGTCACCTACCGCGGGGTTGAAGTCGGCCGCGTTGAGGACGTTCGGCTCAACGGCGGCGGAGTCGACGCGGTGCTGTCATTGAAGTCTGACACCAAGATTCCCGCCAACGTCGACGCCAATGTGCACAGTCAGACAGCTGTCGGCGAGTTGTTCATCGAGCTCGTCCCCCGCTCCGGCGACGGCCCCAAGCTCAAGGACGGTGACGTCATACCTGCCGACCACGCAACGCTGCCCCCCGATATCAACACCCTGCTGGCTCAGACCAACGCCGGACTGCAAGCCATCCCCCACGGCGATCTCAAGACTGTGATCGACGAGTCCTACACGGCGATAGGAGGATTAGGGCCAGAACTGGCGCGCATCGTCAAGGGGGCAACTACCCTTGCCGCCGATGCGCGCGCAAACCTCGACTCGCTGACCACCGTGATCGATCAATCCAAGCCCGTGCTGGACAGTCAGATCAACTCCTCGGACTCGATCCGGGCCTGGGCGGCCAACGTCGCTGAGGTCACCCGCCAACTGCAAGAACAGGATCCCGCGCTGAAAGGCGTGCTGGACAGAGGGCCTGCCGCAACAACCGAAGCACGCCAGCTGATTGACCGGCTCAAACCCACGCTGCCCGTGGTCCTGGCCAACCTCGTCAACCTCGAACAGGTGGCAGTCACCTACCAACCCAGTCTCGAACAGATCCTTGTCCTGTTCCCCAAGGACATCGAAATGCTCCAGGCGGCCCAACTCGCCAACCGCGATACCAAGCAGGACTACAAGGGACTGTTCCTGTCGTTCAACCTCAACGCCAACCTCCCTCCGCCGTGCACCACCGGTTTCCTCCCCGCTCAACAGGTACGCTCGCCCAGCGAAGTGGACTATCCCGAACGGCCGGCGGGCGACATGTACTGCCGGGTGCCGCAAGACTCGGCGTTGGACGTGCGCGGTGCGCGTAACGCCCCATGCATCACACGCCCAGGCAAGCGTGCACCCACCGTCAAGTTGTGCGAGAGCGACGAGGACTATGTGCCTCTCAACGACGGCTACAACTGGAAGGGCGACCCGAATGCCACGCTGTCCGGCCAGTCGGTACCCCAGCAGCCGCCGGGGACGCCGCCACCAGCCGGTCCCCCCGCACCGCCACCCATCGCGGTCGCCCAGTATGACCCCGCAACCGGCACGTACACCGGGCCCGACGGTAAGCAGTACACGCAGACCGATCTCGCTCGGGACGGGCGGCCGCGCGCGTGGCAGGACTTGCTCATCCCACGCGGTGGTGACTGA
- a CDS encoding glutathione S-transferase family protein gives MSYVAAAGEFNRDTNYISSRITADGRDGYPVEPGRYRLIVARACPWANRTIIVRRLLGLEKVLSIGFCGPTHDTRSWTFDLDPGGLDPVLKIHFLRDAYNKRIPDYPKGVTVPAIVDAPTGAVVTNDFAQMTVDFSTQWTHFHREGAPQLYPERRRDEIDDVAQRIYTEVNDGVYQCGFASSQDAYDRAYDRLFSALDWLSERLQTQRYLVGDTITEADIRLFTTLARFDSVYHGHFKCNRSKLTEMPTLWAYARDLFQTPGFGDTIDFVQTKQHYYIVHTDINPTQVVPKGPDLSNWLTPHGREELGGRPFGDGTPPESTPEGEHMPDGPEAR, from the coding sequence ATGAGCTATGTCGCCGCGGCCGGCGAATTCAATCGCGACACCAACTACATCAGCAGCCGCATCACCGCTGACGGCCGCGACGGCTATCCCGTCGAACCAGGCCGCTACCGCCTGATCGTCGCGCGGGCCTGTCCGTGGGCCAACCGCACGATCATTGTGCGACGACTGCTCGGCCTGGAAAAGGTTCTGTCTATTGGCTTTTGCGGACCAACGCACGATACACGCAGCTGGACCTTCGACCTCGACCCAGGTGGCCTCGACCCAGTGCTGAAGATCCATTTCTTACGCGACGCATACAACAAGCGCATACCGGACTATCCGAAGGGAGTCACGGTGCCCGCGATCGTGGACGCGCCGACGGGCGCAGTGGTCACCAACGACTTCGCCCAAATGACCGTGGACTTCTCGACGCAGTGGACCCATTTCCATCGCGAGGGCGCCCCCCAGCTCTATCCCGAGCGACGGCGCGACGAGATCGACGACGTCGCTCAGCGCATCTACACCGAGGTCAACGACGGCGTCTACCAATGCGGGTTCGCGAGCTCACAGGATGCATACGACAGAGCCTACGACCGATTATTCAGCGCACTCGATTGGCTTTCTGAGCGCCTACAGACCCAACGCTATCTCGTAGGCGACACCATCACCGAGGCAGACATCCGGCTGTTCACCACACTGGCCCGATTTGACTCCGTATATCACGGCCACTTCAAATGCAATCGGTCGAAACTCACAGAGATGCCGACGCTGTGGGCCTACGCGCGGGATCTGTTCCAGACACCGGGCTTTGGCGACACCATCGACTTCGTGCAGACCAAGCAGCACTACTACATCGTGCACACGGATATCAATCCGACACAAGTCGTGCCGAAGGGTCCTGACCTGTCAAACTGGCTCACGCCGCACGGCCGGGAAGAGTTAGGCGGTAGGCCGTTTGGAGACGGCACACCACCTGAGTCGACTCCCGAGGGGGAACACATGCCCGACGGGCCCGAAGCCCGATAG
- a CDS encoding DUF7221 family queuine tRNA-ribosyltransferase-like protein, with protein sequence MERRQHQEHPIRIKSIPFAGGLWDLTLYGGWHTTPEECVVAVKRYDRDSDSSNARPRGLYVRGRGL encoded by the coding sequence CTGGAACGCCGACAACATCAAGAGCATCCCATTCGGATCAAGAGCATCCCATTCGCGGGTGGGCTCTGGGATTTAACGCTTTACGGTGGCTGGCATACCACGCCCGAGGAGTGTGTGGTGGCAGTGAAGCGCTATGACCGCGACTCAGACAGCTCGAATGCGCGGCCGCGAGGACTGTATGTGCGAGGACGAGGTCTGTGA